The window CTCGTTCACCACGGCGATGAGCGGCGATGCCGAATCGTCAGACGCTTGAATGCCGCGGCCGCGCAGAAGCCTAACGCCAGCGGCGGAGAAGAAACCCGAGTCGGCGGCCGCATAGTCGATCGTAAACCCCGGCTCGCCTTTGGGCGGCTGAAAGCCGGCGATGTTGACGAGAGCGGTCTGCGTGGTGATGATGGACAGCAGCAGGTTGTCCGTCACGCCGACGGCGTTCACGCCGGCAATCCGGCGGGCGCGCCCTTCGATGTCGTCCACCATCCGCTGCTCCTGCGGCCCCGTTTTTCGATCGCCCGGGAACCCGAACCAGACGACGCCGGCCGGCGCGCGTCCGAAGCCGGGATCGATGTGCTCGCGCGACTCGAGACTTCTCAAAAAGAGACCCGCCGTGACGAGCAGCACGAGCGACACCGCGATCTGGCCGACCACGAGCGCGCTCCGCATCGTGACGCGGCGCGGCGGACCGCCGCCGGTGTTCTCGTTCTTGATGACGTCGACGATGTTGGGCCGTGTGGCCTGGAGCGCCGGCAGCACGCCCACGAACATCGCCGCGGCCGCGGCCGCCAACACAGCGAAGCCGAGGATCCGCGCGTCCAGGTGCACGTCGACGGTGATCGGAAGCGGCAGCGGCAGGTCCGCGTGCAAGAGCGCGCCTAACGCAAGCCGCGAGAGGAAGACGCCGGCCAGACCGCCGACCGCCGCCAGCACGACAGTTTCCACGAGCAGTTGCCGGACGAGCGACCAGCGGGTCGCGCCGAGGGCCAGCCGAATCGCGATCTCCCGTTGGCGATCGCGCGCCTGCGCCAGCAGGAAGCTCGCGAGGTTCGCGCACGCCACCAATAACACCAGCGCGACCACGGCCATGAGCGCAGCGGCCGCCGGTACCACAATGTTGTCGAGAAGCGGGTTGACGACGATCTCGGTTTCCGGAATCACGAGGGTCGACGCCGAGCCCGGCCAGTAGGAAGGAAACCGCCGCTGCATTTCGGCCGTGAAGGCGCCGGCCATCGCTCGCAGCCGCGCTATCGATACGCCGGGTGCGAGTCGAGCCTTCAGGAAGAGGTTGTGGCTGTCGCGGTCCGTTAGCTCATCGACGGAGGTCGACTCGAGCTGGTTGACCATCCGGAGCGGCAGGAACAGCGCCGGCACGACACCGGGAAAGGTGCCCTCGTATCCGGCGGGGGCGACGCCGATGATGGTGTAGCTCCGTCCCGCGAGCCGGATCTGTCGCCCAACGACGTGGGGATCGGCGCCGAAGGCGCGATGCCAGTAGTCACTCGACAGCACGGCCACCGGACTCGCACCGTTGGCGACATCGTCTTCGGGCCCGATCAGGCGCCCGGCTTGCGGCCGCAGCTCGAGCAGCGGGAAATAGTCGCCATTCACGAGCTCGCTGAACAAGGTCTCCTCGTGGTCGCCGAGGTCGCGCGGCACGGCGGTGTATTCGGCGGCCGACAGCTGCGAGAAGAGGCCGTGCGCCGCATCGCGCAGGTCGACGTAGTCGGGATACGAGAACGGCGCGTACGAGAACGACGGCTGATGATCGTAGATCTCGGCGATCCGCTCGCGGTGGGGCACCGGCGGCCGGCGGAGCAGCACGGCGTCGACGAGCGTGAAGATGGCCGTGTTCGCCCCGATGCCTAACGCGAGCGAGAGGACGGCGACGACCGTGAAGCCCGCGCGATGCCGCGACCGCCGGAGCGCGACGCGGATGTCCTGCGTTAGGCGATACCAGATGGTGGCCAACGACGCGCCGCGCTCGGCGGGGCGCTCCGGACGCGCCGTTCGGCGGCTGCGCACGACGTCGCGCAGCATGGGTTCCGTCAGCCGCTCGAGCAGCCGGCCGCCTGCCTCGTCGCCGCCGACGCGCGGCGCCAGCTCGGCGTATTCCTGCTCGAGATGCTGCGCCAACTCTTCGATGAGCTCGGCCTCGTCGCTCGCGCGGAGGCCGAGGGGCGCGATGCGCTCGCGCAGGACGGCGCGCCACTCAGGCATGGTGCGCCGCGATGTTGGCGACGGCCGCGACAAACTCGCGCCAGCTCTGGCGCTGCGCATCGAGCACCCGCGCGCCGGCCGGCGTGATCTTGTAGAATCGGCGGCGGCGTTCGCCGGCCTTTTCCACCCACCGGCCGCGGATCCAGCCGCGCGCCTCCATCCGGTAGAGCAGGGGATAGAGCGACGCGACGTGGAAGGTCAGCACGCCGCGCGATCGAGAGGCGATGAGCTTGCTCAGGTCGTATCCGTGCCGCGGCTCGTGTTCGAGCAGCGACAGCACGAGAAACTCGGCGCTTCCCTTTTTGAGCTCGGGCGTGAGCATAGTGGAGTCCAATATGTGGCAGTACCACATATGCCATCGGTCGGGCCGCCTGTCAAGAGACGCCCGGCTCGGACCGCGGGACGCGCAGCGCGATGCGCCGCCGGGATCGAGGACCCCGGCGGCCGCATCGCTGGCCGCGGAGATCGCCCGCGCGCTAGCGCTGCTCCAGGCGCTGCAGCCAGTCGAGCACGGCGGTTTCGAGCGCGATCCGCTTGTCCGAATACGAGTGATCGGTGGGCTCGTGCACCGTGGTGATGGCGGCGTTGCCGCGCGCGCGAAGCCGCGCGACGAGCGAATCGGACTCGGCCGCCAATCCGTCATCCGCCGTGATCACCAGCATCGGCATCTGCGTTAGGCCGGGAGCGGCCTCGGCGAACGTCCAGTGCGAGGCCGCGGCCCCGGCCGCGAGATCGTCGGCCATGCTGCGCGCCGTGACGCCGGCGAGCGATTCCATGTTGTCCGCCATGAGGCTGATCAGCTCCTTGCGCGACGACGAGGCGGCGGCCCGTCCCATGTCGGCGGCCGAGATGAGGGCGAGGCCGCGCAATTCCGGGTGGTGCGCCGCCGTCAACACGGCCACCCAGCCGCCCATGCTGTGGCCGGCGATGACGACCTGGCGCGGATCGATGCCTAACCGCCGCGCGTTGCCCGAGTCGGCCAGGAACGCGACCACCGCGTTCGCGTCTGCCAGGTTGTTGCCGAAACGGAACGAGCCCGGGCTGCCCCATGAGCCGCGATAGTTGAACGTGATCGCGTTCCATCCGGCGCGACGCACCGCCTGGGCGAGGTCCAGATTCTTCTCGTTGCCCGGCAGGCCGTGCAGCAGCACGAAGGTCGGATGCGCTCCCGCGCCCGATGCGAGATACGCGACGCCGTTGATGCGCACGCTGCCCGACGGAATGTGCAACACCTCCATTCGAGCCGGATGCGCCGAATCGCGCGGCGGGTCCGCGGCGATCGCCTGTGGCGTTTGCGCGGTCGCGGCCGACGCCGCGAATGTCAGAAATGCGAAAGCAACGAGTGGTCGCATGGCGTGCTCGAGGAGAGAGTGCAGGTTCTGCGGTACGTGGCCGGCTACAATACGAGCGCTCGGGACACAGGTCCAGGGCTCGCGGCTCCCGGCGGCGCGCACGTTCGCCGCTATCGGTCACCCGGGCCGGGTGTAAATTGGTGGTCCTGCGTTAGAGCGGGCGCGATGAAAACCCGTGCCGAACACGGCGCTACGGTGGAGGACGTCGTTGCCGAGTTCGTGCGGTTAGGACCGCGTTCGGCACGGATCACGGCCTCGTCCATCACCATCACCGATCGGATCCATACATGGGCACACTCCTTCACGATGCGCGCTACGCGATCCGAACGCTCCTTCGCGCACCCGGATTCGCGATCATCGCCGTTCTCACACTGGCACTCGGCATTGGCGCCAACACCGCCCTGTTCTCCGTCGTCAACGGCGTGCTGCTCGATCCGTTGCCGTATCCGGCGCCCGACCGCCTGGTGGCCGTGTACGGGAGCACGCCCGGATTTGCGCACGGGCCGATCTCGTACCCGAACTTCCGCGACTGGCAGCGTGACACGCGCACCCTTTCGTCGCTCGCGCTCTACCACAACGAGGATTACAACTTCACCGGCGCCGGCGAAGCCGAGCGCGTCTCCGGCTACATGATTTCCGCGAACTTCTTCCATACGTTAGGCGTGAGGCCAATGTTAGGCAGAGGCTTTCGCGTGGAAGAGGATGTGGTCGGCGCCGCGCCCGTTGTCGTGTTGGGCGGCGGATTCTGGAAGCGCCGCTTCGGCGGGTCGCCCGCGATCATCGGCACTTCCATCGATCTCAACGGCACCGCCTACACCGTGGTCGGGGTGATGGCGCCCGACTTCACGTTCTACGGCCACGACCGCGACGTGTACACGCCGATCGGTCAGTGGAACGATCCGACGTTCCTCGACCGACAGGCGGTGTTCAGCTCCGGCATGGTCGGCCGCCTCGCGCCCGGCGTCACGCTCGGCCAGGCGAACGCAGACATGCAAGGCGTCGCCCGGCACCTCGCGGCCGAATATCCGGAGGCGAACAAAGGCGTCGGCGCGTCGATCGTATCGCTGCAGCAGGACCAGGTGGGCAGCGTCCAGCCGGTGCTCTTCGTGCTGCTGGGCGCGGTCGGATTCCTGCTGCTGATCGCCTGCGCCAACGTCGCCAACCTGCTCCTCGCGCGCTCGTCCGCCCGGGCGCGCGAGTTCGCGATCCGCGTGTCGTTAGGCGCGAGCCACCGCCACGTGGTCCGGCAGCTGCTCGGCGAAAGCTTGTTGCTCGCGGGCGCAGGCGGCGCGCTCGGACTGCTCTTCGCTACCTGGAGCATGCGCGCAGTGCTCGGAGCGCTGCCGGCCGCGCTTCCGCACTCGCATGACATCTCGCTCGACCCGCGCGTTCTCGGATTCACGTTCGTCATCTCGATCCTTGCCGGCGTCCTGTTCGGCCTCGCGCCCGCGGTCAAGGCATCGCGGATCAACTTGCAGGACGTGCTCAAGGAAGGCGGACGCGGGTCGAGCGGCACGCGCCACCGGCTGCAACGCACGTTCGTCGCCGCGCAAGTGTCGATGGCGCTCGTGCTCCTCGTCGGCGCGGGCCTCATGATGCGGAGCCTCGCCGCACTCTGGCGCGTCGATCCGGGATTCAACGCCAGTCACTCGGTCACGTTCAGCCTCTCCCTGCCGGCCTCGTACTCCACGGAGCCTGCCGACACGCGAGCGCGACTGCGCGCGTTCGATGCCAAGATGCTCACGCTCCCCGGCGTCGACGCCGTCTCGGCAACGCTCGGCTCGCGTCCGATGGTGCACAATTCGACGGAATCGTTCTGGATCGAGGGCCGCCCGAAGCCCGCCAACCTGAACGAGATGCCGCAAGCGTTGTTCTATCTGGCCGAAGATGGGTTTCAGCGTGCGATGGGCGTGCGGCTCGAGCGCGGGCGGTTCATCACGCCGCAAGACGACGAACATGCGCCGACGGTGATCGTCGTCGACAGCGTGTTCGCGCACACCTATTTTCCGAACGAAGATCCGATCGGCAAACGCGTCCACTTGGCGACGTTCGGCGTGGAAGCGGAAATCGTCGGCGTCGTGGACCATGTCAGGCAGTGGGGCCTCGATGCCGACGCCGCGTCCGCCATCGAAGCGCAGTTCTATTTCCCGTTCATGCAGCTGCCCGACAAGATCATGCGGCTCGCGGCGACGGGCGTCGCGGTGGTGCTGCGCACGACCGGCGACCCCGCGACCGTGATGGGCCCCGTGCGCCAGGCGGTGGCGCAGCTCGATCCGCGGGACGTCATTTATAACGTATCGACGATGCGCGACGTGCTCGCGAACTCGCTCGCCGCGCGCCGCTTCCTCATGATGCTGCTCGGCGTGTTTGCTGCGTTAGCACTCGTGCTCGCGTGCGTCGGCATCTACGGCGTGATCTCGTATCTCGTCAACCAGCGCACGAACGAAATCGGCGTGCGCATGGCGCTCGGCGCCCAACGCTCGGATGTGTTGCGCCTCGTGGTCGGCGATGGCGCGCGCATGGCGTTCGCCGGAGCCGTGGTAGGCGCGGTGGTCGCGCTCGCGCTCACCCGCCTCATGGCGCACCAGCTCTTCGGCGTCACGGCACACGATCCGCTCACGTTCACCGCCGTCGCCGCGTTGCTGATGGGTGTCGCGATCGCCGCGTGCTACGTTCCGGCGCGCCGTGCCACACGCGTCGACCCGATCGTAGCGCTCCGTTCGGAATGACGATGAACATGAAAGGTTCGTCGGGAATTTCCGGGAAACGTGACCGCGAAAAAAAATCGAACAAACGATAGATGGATCGTGAGGCAGGGCGGACGGGCGGAGTGCTACGCTCATGAAGACGCGGACAAAGCAGGGCACAAGGGACAAAGCACCGAGAAAAGAATCAACGCCTTGGTGTTGCTCGTGTCGTGTCAGCTGTGTCCGTGCTGTGCCCGCGTCTTCATGAGCGTAGATGCCAGCAACTCGTGCTGTCCCATGCGCACCAGGGCGATTCCCAATAGGCACTCAGGGGGAGCGCGTCGAACGACGACGCGCACCCCCTGAGTCTCGGCTGTCCGGGGTTTGGAAGGTGAGCGCACCGGGCCAAGGAGTTGCCCGCCTAACCGTGCACCCACACCACCGGCACCGATCACTTCTTCCTAACTCGGACACGCATTGGGTTGATCCCAGTTCCGCGCCGGCTGCTGCGCCGGCGGCGGCACGTTCTTGTTCGCGTTTCGCTCCGCAGACTCCGGGTACAACAACCGGCCGGGCACACCGCTTGGCTGCGCCGGCGTGATGGCCGGCAGGCACGTCCGCTTGTAGTCGTTCCAGGGTTCGATCTCCTGGAATAGCGCGATGTATTTCTCCGTGATGATGTCGTTCAACGTCACTCCAGACTTGGACGGCATCCCCTGCGATGCGCGCTCGGCGTTGAATGCGGCATCCGCGATGCTCTGCTGACCCGTCTGCAGCGCTGCTTCCGCCATGATCAACTCGTTCTCGGCGTACGTCACCATCGGTTGACGGAATGCCGGATCGAGACGCGTCGCGCTCAACGTCGAGAACGTGCCGGATCCGCCTCCCGGCGGCGCTCCCAGGAACGTCCCTCCATTCGAAGAGAAGTACATGGCAAGCCGCGGATCGTTGGTGCTCTTGAGCAGATTCACCAGAAACGCGCCGGCCGAGATGTACCCCGACCGGTCGATGACCATGAATTGGTACCAGAGATTCCATTCGTTCGGGTCGCTGCTCTGCCACGAGACGAAATCGTGCGTCGGCGCCGACAGCCCCGAGTCCGCCTGTGCCAGTGCGAGCGCGTACGCGCTGGGGTCTTGGGTCGCAGTATGCAGGTAGAAGCGCGCTTTCAACGTGTGAGCGAGCTCCGCCCAGTACTGCAGCGTGTCGCCGAACCACAGATCCACGGTCGGCGACGGGCCCGTGCAGGTCGGTGACGTGCAGCGGAGATACGCCAGTGCCGTGTCCAGCTTCGACTGCACTTCGGCAAACACCATCTGCTGCGGGTCTAACGCAGGCTGCAGCACCGAGCTCACGGCCTGCGAGTATGGAATGTCGCCCCAGATGTCTGCTGCCGTGCCCATCGTGAACGCTTCCCAGATCATGCCGATGCCGGCGTACGCGGTGTCGCCTGCCTGAAGCGCATCCTTCTCCAATGCGCGCTCATCGATCAGACCACCTGCGTCGTAGACCTCGGTCCAGTCGGGCGAGAATTGATCCTCCGGATATTGGTAGAGACTGATTGGAATGAACTGGCGGTCCGTGCCCGCCATCTGCTGCATCCAGGTGCTGAATACGCGCGCCAGGTCGCCGGTCTGAAACACGGTCTGTCCCGCGCCGACTGCGGTGAGCAATTGATCGCGTCCCGCCGTCGACGGCGCGTTCGGATTCTGCGTGAGCTGCGACCCACTGAGCCAGTCGTTGCATGCTGCGCACATGGCGACGCAGGCCGCTACGCTCACCGCGAGTGTCAGATGTCTCTGCATTGTCGCTCTCTCGTCTCGGGTCAGCGGTTCAAGCCCAGCGAGATCACGAACGACCGTGTCTGCGGGTTGTTGAAGTAGTCAACGCCCTGAATGAGCACCGCGGCGCCGGCGAGGTTGGCCTCGGGGTCGATGCCGCGATACTTGGTCCAGGTGTACAGA is drawn from Gemmatimonadaceae bacterium and contains these coding sequences:
- a CDS encoding SusD/RagB family nutrient-binding outer membrane lipoprotein — protein: MQRHLTLAVSVAACVAMCAACNDWLSGSQLTQNPNAPSTAGRDQLLTAVGAGQTVFQTGDLARVFSTWMQQMAGTDRQFIPISLYQYPEDQFSPDWTEVYDAGGLIDERALEKDALQAGDTAYAGIGMIWEAFTMGTAADIWGDIPYSQAVSSVLQPALDPQQMVFAEVQSKLDTALAYLRCTSPTCTGPSPTVDLWFGDTLQYWAELAHTLKARFYLHTATQDPSAYALALAQADSGLSAPTHDFVSWQSSDPNEWNLWYQFMVIDRSGYISAGAFLVNLLKSTNDPRLAMYFSSNGGTFLGAPPGGGSGTFSTLSATRLDPAFRQPMVTYAENELIMAEAALQTGQQSIADAAFNAERASQGMPSKSGVTLNDIITEKYIALFQEIEPWNDYKRTCLPAITPAQPSGVPGRLLYPESAERNANKNVPPPAQQPARNWDQPNACPS
- a CDS encoding ABC transporter permease; this translates as MPEWRAVLRERIAPLGLRASDEAELIEELAQHLEQEYAELAPRVGGDEAGGRLLERLTEPMLRDVVRSRRTARPERPAERGASLATIWYRLTQDIRVALRRSRHRAGFTVVAVLSLALGIGANTAIFTLVDAVLLRRPPVPHRERIAEIYDHQPSFSYAPFSYPDYVDLRDAAHGLFSQLSAAEYTAVPRDLGDHEETLFSELVNGDYFPLLELRPQAGRLIGPEDDVANGASPVAVLSSDYWHRAFGADPHVVGRQIRLAGRSYTIIGVAPAGYEGTFPGVVPALFLPLRMVNQLESTSVDELTDRDSHNLFLKARLAPGVSIARLRAMAGAFTAEMQRRFPSYWPGSASTLVIPETEIVVNPLLDNIVVPAAAALMAVVALVLLVACANLASFLLAQARDRQREIAIRLALGATRWSLVRQLLVETVVLAAVGGLAGVFLSRLALGALLHADLPLPLPITVDVHLDARILGFAVLAAAAAAMFVGVLPALQATRPNIVDVIKNENTGGGPPRRVTMRSALVVGQIAVSLVLLVTAGLFLRSLESREHIDPGFGRAPAGVVWFGFPGDRKTGPQEQRMVDDIEGRARRIAGVNAVGVTDNLLLSIITTQTALVNIAGFQPPKGEPGFTIDYAAADSGFFSAAGVRLLRGRGIQASDDSASPLIAVVNEVMAKEFWPGRDPIGQTFRRDSNVYRVVGVTQTTKVRSLGEEPRPFMFLSFAQSPNPDAMLVARTTPGRDESLTPELIAMLHDVDPTIPVLQGTTMARHIGAVMLPTRLGAIAFGVFAALALALAMIGVYGVVSYAVARRAREVGIRMALGAEPNEVVRLLMREGLVMVGGGGVLGLVLALAVTRVLASLLSGVTAVDPLTFVVAPVVLVTVGIMAALLPALRSARTDPVRVLRAE
- a CDS encoding alpha/beta fold hydrolase, whose product is MRPLVAFAFLTFAASAATAQTPQAIAADPPRDSAHPARMEVLHIPSGSVRINGVAYLASGAGAHPTFVLLHGLPGNEKNLDLAQAVRRAGWNAITFNYRGSWGSPGSFRFGNNLADANAVVAFLADSGNARRLGIDPRQVVIAGHSMGGWVAVLTAAHHPELRGLALISAADMGRAAASSSRKELISLMADNMESLAGVTARSMADDLAAGAAASHWTFAEAAPGLTQMPMLVITADDGLAAESDSLVARLRARGNAAITTVHEPTDHSYSDKRIALETAVLDWLQRLEQR
- a CDS encoding PadR family transcriptional regulator encodes the protein MLTPELKKGSAEFLVLSLLEHEPRHGYDLSKLIASRSRGVLTFHVASLYPLLYRMEARGWIRGRWVEKAGERRRRFYKITPAGARVLDAQRQSWREFVAAVANIAAHHA
- a CDS encoding ABC transporter permease; the encoded protein is MGTLLHDARYAIRTLLRAPGFAIIAVLTLALGIGANTALFSVVNGVLLDPLPYPAPDRLVAVYGSTPGFAHGPISYPNFRDWQRDTRTLSSLALYHNEDYNFTGAGEAERVSGYMISANFFHTLGVRPMLGRGFRVEEDVVGAAPVVVLGGGFWKRRFGGSPAIIGTSIDLNGTAYTVVGVMAPDFTFYGHDRDVYTPIGQWNDPTFLDRQAVFSSGMVGRLAPGVTLGQANADMQGVARHLAAEYPEANKGVGASIVSLQQDQVGSVQPVLFVLLGAVGFLLLIACANVANLLLARSSARAREFAIRVSLGASHRHVVRQLLGESLLLAGAGGALGLLFATWSMRAVLGALPAALPHSHDISLDPRVLGFTFVISILAGVLFGLAPAVKASRINLQDVLKEGGRGSSGTRHRLQRTFVAAQVSMALVLLVGAGLMMRSLAALWRVDPGFNASHSVTFSLSLPASYSTEPADTRARLRAFDAKMLTLPGVDAVSATLGSRPMVHNSTESFWIEGRPKPANLNEMPQALFYLAEDGFQRAMGVRLERGRFITPQDDEHAPTVIVVDSVFAHTYFPNEDPIGKRVHLATFGVEAEIVGVVDHVRQWGLDADAASAIEAQFYFPFMQLPDKIMRLAATGVAVVLRTTGDPATVMGPVRQAVAQLDPRDVIYNVSTMRDVLANSLAARRFLMMLLGVFAALALVLACVGIYGVISYLVNQRTNEIGVRMALGAQRSDVLRLVVGDGARMAFAGAVVGAVVALALTRLMAHQLFGVTAHDPLTFTAVAALLMGVAIAACYVPARRATRVDPIVALRSE